The segment GGTATTAAATCGCTGATAAATAAGCGTGGATATGATCATAGGGTGATAGGCAATCATGATCACGGCTGCAAATTCACTTACTCCCCGACCCCATGCCATAAGTCCTCCGGTGAGGAGGTGGCGTGTAGTAAGAGGAAGAGTTATGTGAAGAAATGCCATCCCAGGAGTGGCTCCAAGAGATCGGGCTACATTTTCGAGCCGAACAGGGATATGGCTAAATCCTTCCCTGACTGTATTCACATAATATGGAATGGATACAAAAAACATTGCAATAACAATCCCTGAAAAGGTCTCCTCAAACCTGATATCAACAAGTAAAGCAGGCTGACCGATTAATCCCTGATGCATAAAAAGGAGATATATGATAATTCCCGCCACGGTATGTGGAATAATGAGTGGCAGATCAATCAACCCTTCAATGAATTTTTTTGCGACAAAAGACTTCCTTGCAAGGATATACGCAAGAGGTGTTCCAAGGATTGATAAGAGTAAGGTTGCCATTGCAGAAGCGCTGAGGGTGAGAACCAGCGAATCAACAACTGATGGATCAATTACAGTTTCGACAAATGCTTCTGGATTTGAAATCTGGAGTCCGGTTAGGACGCAAAGCCCGAGAATAATTAGAAGAACAGGAACAGAACCAATTAGTATGCAGGATGTTGTGAAGAGATCCGGACGATTCATACGATCGAGCTCCACATTTCATCTGCCCTTTCCTAGATGTAAAAAATTAGAATTTAAAAATTACCAAACATCTTAGTTCAGAGGTTTGAGTTCTATCTTGCTGACTCCCAATACCGGCTCTGACACTGATGAGCCAGTAAGAATCAGCGGCCATGATGGATCATCTTTTGAGAGATGAGCACCATCAACAGTGGATGCTATAATGTATTTGTCGTTTCTTTTTGCATCAGTACTATCAATGACTTTGGTAGTTCCGTCCTTTCCTGTGATAATTATCTGATACCCATTATCAGCTAAACTTTCATTGTAGGCATTATTCGAATGTTGATCAGCATCATCTACAAATCCGGCAAGGAACCAGAGAGGCATACCTTTCCAGATCTTCCCATCATGATCTGTATATGATGCAGAATGATTCGAGCCAAACTGACAAACAAGAGCAGAATCAAAATATCCACTTGAAATATTGGTTTCAACTCCGCCTAAGGCTGATCCATCAAGATCTAGTTTCCATGCTGACTCAGGGACACTAAAAACCTGTATCTCATCAATATATTTTGATGCCAGACCTGCTGCAGATGGATACTGGACTCCGCCTTCCCAGTAATAATGCCAGTAATTGGAATCCATGGTATCATGCATATCCCAGTTTGAAAAAGTCTGATCATCTCCACCAGTGAAGAATAGTTGATATCCGTCTTTGAATTCTGGAACATTCTTTCCATCTTTATTCCATGCAATAAACGGTTCACCAGCTTTTTTAATTGCATCAGGGTTTGGATATACAGATGAATAACCAAGTTTCGTCTCGTATCCATCAGATGCAACAAGTTTTACCGATGTACCAGGCTCCATTCCGCCAACAAGGTCAACTAGATCTTTTATCAGGGTTCCTTTTACTGCAGATTTGATTTTAAACCCACCTGGGAATGAAAGGTTGCTATCCCATATGTCCTTGGGATTGTTGGTAATTCCTTCGTACCGGAATTCTTTCTTCCCATCTCCTATTACTGGAAGGTTCTTTTCCATCCATTGATAATCAACAGTTGTTTCATTGAGGACTGATTTACCATCCTGGGCATACAAGACAACGTGGACCTTCGGGATAGATGAAGAAGTGGTATTCAGAT is part of the Methanospirillum lacunae genome and harbors:
- a CDS encoding molybdopterin-binding protein; the encoded protein is MLDCCKKLNINCINLILLISLLLIPVSVSSSEILYDGPFVISDNPVGITSYVSNKTYDIADNTPLGLLASVPDLSLKVSDKKYQDKGILLLDGIGSYEYNKGSGNTWVCEINGVVLNDYANPETEGLNIKKVTDDDTVVFYYGKSPITSATAIASLKFSNSGSNTDSVKPSSEKKSLDKAPVISQQMASGNDSYGSWSLHLNGAISDTINQSFFEEAASCHSGSWKDKDGNEYTGLPVWRLLGWVDDNVSHGKSGFNQTAFDSGYTIIVKAGDGFTREFSTTDIGTSDDVIIANQVNGKPLAKEGEKPSYPLKLVGPNITGGNSVGNIVEIQLTGLPSLLEEPKESAKSTENLNTTSSSIPKVHVVLYAQDGKSVLNETTVDYQWMEKNLPVIGDGKKEFRYEGITNNPKDIWDSNLSFPGGFKIKSAVKGTLIKDLVDLVGGMEPGTSVKLVASDGYETKLGYSSVYPNPDAIKKAGEPFIAWNKDGKNVPEFKDGYQLFFTGGDDQTFSNWDMHDTMDSNYWHYYWEGGVQYPSAAGLASKYIDEIQVFSVPESAWKLDLDGSALGGVETNISSGYFDSALVCQFGSNHSASYTDHDGKIWKGMPLWFLAGFVDDADQHSNNAYNESLADNGYQIIITGKDGTTKVIDSTDAKRNDKYIIASTVDGAHLSKDDPSWPLILTGSSVSEPVLGVSKIELKPLN
- a CDS encoding ABC transporter permease, with translation MELDRMNRPDLFTTSCILIGSVPVLLIILGLCVLTGLQISNPEAFVETVIDPSVVDSLVLTLSASAMATLLLSILGTPLAYILARKSFVAKKFIEGLIDLPLIIPHTVAGIIIYLLFMHQGLIGQPALLVDIRFEETFSGIVIAMFFVSIPYYVNTVREGFSHIPVRLENVARSLGATPGMAFLHITLPLTTRHLLTGGLMAWGRGVSEFAAVIMIAYHPMIISTLIYQRFNTGGLYAATAVACVMVFFSFLIFILIRIISGRILNEVQ